One region of Salvia miltiorrhiza cultivar Shanhuang (shh) unplaced genomic scaffold, IMPLAD_Smil_shh original_scaffold_282_1, whole genome shotgun sequence genomic DNA includes:
- the LOC131003879 gene encoding uncharacterized protein LOC131003879: MEGAPRGRGRGRGRGRGRGRGFVPEEPIPQVAPNRTAEEKFRKEKPPTFDGLGEPADAEKWVRAIERIFNYIRCDDEDKVACATYQLVDEADFWWESVRRTMTDEQWENFTWEEFKAELYEKYIPGCYRQKKQNEFWNLRQKTGTVTEYDRAFNQLSRYAPTLVDSDEKRAEKFRNGLRHEIAISLASQGGLTYAQTLSRALTIESLLPREKGKSPEQFGFVPSQDGSKGKRKWNEGTGGNIGNGKKPWTANQNQNQHQNPQPQAIVQTPCPKCQKLHPGECLKGMNVCYNCGEAGHYVSTCPKKGGGAPQQQNPGNQQRQNQGPRGNQNQPRYARAYALNQHRAAGDHGNLTGTINVFDMSIIALFNIGVSYSSISYVACKKLEFTL, translated from the coding sequence ATGGAAGGTGCACCAAGAGGACGTGGTAGAGGGCGCGGACGTGGCCGTGGGCGCGGTAGGGGATTTGTACCCGAAGAGCCTATTCcacaagtagcaccaaatcgCACAGCCGAGGAAAAGTTTCGCAAAGAAAAACCCCCAACGTTTGATGGATTGGGCGAACCTGCGGATGCCGAGAAATGGGTTAGGGCAATAGAACGGATCTTCAACTACATCCGTTGTGACGATGAGGATAAAGTGGCATGCGCAACTTATCAGTTGGTGGACgaagctgacttttggtgggagtcAGTGAGGCGGACTATGACTGACGAACAGTGGGAGAATTTCACATGGGAAGAATTCAAGGCTGAATTGTATGAGAAGTATATACCAGGATGTTACCGACAAAAGAAACAGAACGAGTTTTGGAATTTGAGACAGAAAACGGGAACTGTGACCGAGTATGATAGAGccttcaatcagctatcaagatatgctccgacgTTGGTGGACAGCGATGAGAAACGCGCAGAGAAGTTCAGAAACGGACTGCGTCACGAGATAGCGATTTCCCTAGCAAGTCAAGGCGGTCTCACCTACGCGCAGACATTGAGCAGAGCCCTCACTATTGAGTCATTGTTGccaagggagaaaggaaaaTCCCCCGAACAGTTTGGATTTGTACCATCTCAAGATGGTAGTaagggaaagagaaaatggaatgaagggaCTGGTGGAAACattggaaatgggaagaaaccatggaCGGCAAATCAAAATCAGAATCAACATCAGAACCCACAACCTCAAGCAATAGTTCAAACTCCTTGCCCAAAATGTCAAAAACTCCATCCGGGAGAATGTCTGAAAGGAATGAACGTCTGCTATAACTGCGGAGAGGCCGGGCATTATGTCTCGACATGCCCAAAGAAGGGAGGAGGAGCACCCCAACAACAAAATCCTGGAAACCAACAACGACAAAACCAAGGTCCTAGAGGAAATCAGAACCAACCACGATacgctagggcctatgcccttaaccaacACCGAGCAGCAGGAGATCACGGAAACCTGACAGGTACGATTAATGTTTTCGACATGTCGATTATAGCTCTATTCAATATTGGAGTATCCTATTCTTCCATTTCATATGTTGCTTGTAAGAAATTAGAATTTACGCTATAA